In Desulfovibrio sp. 86, the following proteins share a genomic window:
- a CDS encoding DMT family transporter, giving the protein MAPPPVQERTSQKAATPEALPSVSQPTAEPGNAVHRALIRAHAATLLFGVSGLFGRLCQCSASVLVCGRAGFAVAALALLGMKKGQIPWHGLNTGELLGLMITGVLLAAHYVTFFMGIQVGGVAVGTLGFACFPAFTMLFESMAFRERPSRRELQCLALVSLGLVCTAPSFSLAHDGTAGLLLGVMSGLAYALVTIANRRFAAHLPSLQTTWWQNVVTFVFLLPFTWWQFAEVRALDWLWIACLGLLCSALAYVLFIGSLTVLKARQAALIITLEPVYAIVAAWIVLGDVPGPRIIVGGVLILGSVLMLNRR; this is encoded by the coding sequence ATGGCACCTCCCCCCGTTCAAGAGCGTACATCGCAGAAGGCTGCCACGCCCGAGGCACTACCATCAGTTTCACAACCAACAGCAGAGCCCGGCAACGCGGTGCACCGCGCGCTGATCCGCGCCCATGCGGCCACGCTGCTTTTTGGCGTATCGGGCTTGTTTGGCAGGTTGTGCCAATGTTCGGCATCCGTGCTCGTGTGCGGCAGAGCTGGCTTTGCCGTGGCGGCCCTTGCCCTGCTGGGCATGAAAAAAGGCCAGATACCCTGGCACGGTCTCAATACGGGCGAACTGCTGGGTCTCATGATAACCGGAGTGCTGCTTGCCGCCCACTATGTGACGTTTTTTATGGGCATTCAGGTCGGCGGGGTCGCGGTGGGCACCTTGGGCTTCGCCTGCTTTCCCGCTTTTACCATGCTTTTTGAGTCCATGGCGTTCAGGGAGCGCCCGAGCAGAAGAGAACTGCAATGTCTGGCCCTTGTTTCTCTGGGGCTTGTGTGTACAGCGCCCTCCTTTTCCCTGGCGCATGACGGCACGGCTGGCCTCTTGCTGGGGGTGATGTCCGGCCTTGCCTACGCGCTTGTGACCATTGCCAACCGCCGCTTTGCCGCGCATTTGCCCAGTCTGCAAACCACATGGTGGCAAAATGTGGTCACTTTTGTTTTTCTTTTGCCTTTCACATGGTGGCAGTTTGCCGAGGTACGGGCTTTGGACTGGTTGTGGATCGCCTGCCTGGGCCTTTTGTGTTCCGCATTGGCCTATGTTCTTTTTATCGGCAGCCTCACGGTGCTCAAGGCGCGGCAGGCGGCGCTCATCATCACCCTGGAACCTGTGTACGCCATTGTGGCCGCATGGATTGTACTTGGCGACGTGCCCGGCCCGCGCATCATCGTGGGCGGCGTGCTTATTCTTGGTTCGGTTCTAATGCTGAACAGGCGCTGA
- the aat gene encoding leucyl/phenylalanyl-tRNA--protein transferase, with the protein METIFAALAAQFPPLEAAREDGLLCFGGDLRPERLLAAYSRGIFPWYEAGQPILWWSPNPRCVLPLEDFRLPARSARALRQKPFELTLDAAFGRVIRACAQARTPHGGTWLTPAMIEAYDRLHAMGFAHSVEAWRDGELAGGLYGVGFGRVFFGESMFHVISEASRAALAGLVGLLRLRGVTLLDCQQETPHIMKMGGVLLPREIFMQRLREALAPPADAEPGVGLPATDHVICGDTLHKVPDEQVWQPWRERYDYSLSSGAWASRS; encoded by the coding sequence GTGGAGACAATCTTCGCGGCGCTGGCCGCCCAGTTTCCTCCGCTTGAAGCGGCCCGTGAAGACGGTCTGCTTTGCTTCGGGGGCGACCTGCGGCCGGAGCGCTTGCTGGCGGCCTACAGCCGGGGGATTTTTCCCTGGTACGAGGCCGGGCAGCCCATCCTCTGGTGGTCGCCGAATCCGCGATGCGTGCTGCCGCTGGAGGATTTTCGCCTTCCTGCACGCAGTGCCCGCGCCTTACGGCAAAAGCCCTTTGAACTCACCCTTGACGCGGCCTTCGGCAGAGTCATACGGGCCTGCGCCCAGGCGCGTACGCCCCATGGCGGCACATGGCTCACGCCTGCGATGATTGAGGCCTATGATCGCCTGCACGCCATGGGGTTTGCCCACAGCGTGGAAGCCTGGCGTGATGGAGAACTGGCCGGTGGCCTGTACGGCGTGGGCTTTGGCAGGGTGTTTTTTGGCGAGTCCATGTTTCATGTTATTTCCGAGGCGTCGCGCGCGGCCCTGGCCGGTCTTGTGGGCCTGCTGCGCCTGCGCGGCGTGACCTTGCTGGATTGCCAACAGGAAACCCCGCACATCATGAAGATGGGCGGGGTTCTTCTGCCTCGAGAGATCTTTATGCAAAGGCTGCGGGAGGCGCTGGCGCCCCCTGCGGATGCGGAACCCGGCGTCGGACTGCCTGCGACGGATCATGTCATCTGCGGGGATACACTCCACAAGGTTCCTGATGAGCAGGTCTGGCAGCCCTGGCGTGAACGCTATGACTATTCGCTGTCCAGCGGGGCGTGGGCTTCCAGGTCGTAA
- the panD gene encoding aspartate 1-decarboxylase — protein sequence MLKILRAKLHGIRVTQCALDYHGSITLDPEVCRLAGIMPLEFVYIWNKNSGQRISTYVIYGEAGSRCCILNGAAARTCQIGDEVIIGAFEYVAGPQDICQREPIVLTFDAQNNIEERLRYVVAQDGEDMAFSIVSDPL from the coding sequence ATGCTGAAGATTCTACGTGCCAAACTGCACGGCATTCGGGTTACCCAATGCGCGCTCGACTATCACGGCTCCATTACCCTTGATCCCGAGGTGTGCAGGCTGGCGGGCATCATGCCGCTGGAATTTGTGTACATATGGAACAAGAACAGCGGGCAGCGCATATCAACCTATGTTATTTACGGCGAGGCCGGGTCGCGCTGCTGCATTCTCAACGGCGCGGCCGCCCGTACCTGCCAGATAGGGGATGAGGTCATCATCGGCGCATTCGAGTATGTGGCCGGCCCGCAGGACATCTGCCAGCGCGAACCCATTGTGCTGACCTTTGATGCCCAGAACAATATTGAAGAGCGGCTGCGCTATGTGGTTGCGCAGGATGGCGAAGACATGGCCTTCAGCATTGTGTCTGACCCCCTGTAA
- the cycA gene encoding D-serine/D-alanine/glycine transporter, with protein sequence MSDIPTPPVGQEESHTLKRGLSQRHIQLIAIGGAIGTGLFMGSGKTINLAGPSIIFVYAIIGAFLYLVMRAMGELLLSNLKYKSFTDMAEDIVGPWAGFFVGWTYWFCWIVTGTADVIAIASYFHFWFPSLSVWIPSILFVLLIMVLNLVSVNLFGEMEFWFASIKIVAIVAIILAGIAMVITGFTFSVSGHAASVANLWEYGGWFPKGAFGFFAGFQIAMFAFVGIELIGTTAAEAKDPEINLPKAINTIPFRIVFFYVFALVAIMCITPWSDIDPETSPFVHTFVAVGIPAAASIVNFVVLTSAASSVNSGIYSTSRMLYGLSLVGVAPKAFGRLSSSRVPANGLLFSCLCLLIGASMLIIMPTIMAAFTVMTTISSVCFIFVWSMILYSYVVYRKRHPERHETSKFKLPGGVFSCWICWIFFAVVLVLLTFEADTRMAMFTTPIWFIILGIGYFMSHKNHVSKR encoded by the coding sequence ATGAGCGATATCCCCACCCCCCCCGTGGGACAAGAAGAATCGCACACTCTCAAGCGTGGACTAAGTCAAAGGCACATTCAGCTCATAGCCATCGGCGGCGCCATTGGTACAGGTCTGTTCATGGGCTCCGGCAAAACCATCAACCTTGCCGGCCCATCAATCATTTTTGTCTATGCCATTATCGGGGCATTCCTGTATCTCGTTATGCGGGCCATGGGCGAACTGCTTCTCTCAAACCTTAAATACAAATCCTTCACCGACATGGCGGAGGATATCGTAGGCCCCTGGGCAGGATTTTTTGTCGGCTGGACGTACTGGTTCTGCTGGATCGTCACTGGCACGGCGGACGTTATCGCCATTGCCTCGTACTTCCATTTCTGGTTCCCGTCCCTATCCGTATGGATTCCATCCATCCTCTTCGTATTGCTGATCATGGTTCTTAACCTTGTTTCGGTGAACCTGTTCGGAGAAATGGAGTTCTGGTTCGCTTCCATCAAGATTGTGGCCATCGTAGCCATCATTCTTGCCGGAATCGCCATGGTGATCACGGGCTTTACGTTTTCGGTGTCGGGCCACGCGGCTTCTGTGGCCAACCTGTGGGAATATGGAGGATGGTTCCCCAAGGGGGCTTTCGGCTTCTTTGCGGGCTTCCAGATAGCAATGTTCGCCTTTGTGGGCATTGAGCTTATCGGCACCACGGCTGCCGAGGCCAAAGACCCCGAGATCAACCTGCCCAAGGCCATCAACACCATCCCCTTCCGTATCGTGTTCTTTTACGTATTCGCCCTGGTGGCCATCATGTGCATCACGCCGTGGTCGGACATTGACCCCGAAACCAGCCCCTTTGTGCATACCTTTGTGGCGGTGGGCATTCCGGCTGCGGCGAGCATCGTCAACTTTGTGGTGCTGACATCGGCGGCGTCCTCGGTCAACAGCGGCATCTACTCCACAAGCCGCATGCTCTACGGCCTCTCGCTGGTGGGCGTCGCTCCCAAAGCCTTCGGGCGGCTCTCTTCAAGCAGGGTGCCGGCCAACGGCCTGCTGTTCTCCTGCCTCTGCCTGCTGATCGGCGCGTCCATGCTCATTATCATGCCCACCATCATGGCGGCCTTTACCGTCATGACGACCATCTCGTCAGTCTGCTTCATCTTCGTGTGGTCCATGATTCTGTATTCCTACGTGGTATACCGCAAGCGTCACCCCGAACGCCATGAAACCTCAAAGTTCAAGCTTCCCGGCGGGGTCTTCTCCTGCTGGATATGCTGGATATTCTTTGCGGTGGTGCTCGTGCTGCTGACGTTTGAGGCCGACACCCGCATGGCCATGTTCACCACGCCCATATGGTTCATCATTCTTGGCATTGGTTACTTCATGAGCCACAAGAACCATGTCAGCAAGCGCTGA
- the ligA gene encoding NAD-dependent DNA ligase LigA, which translates to MSQHTNDQGGQSQYSLFSTGPTAEERRRVQWLTAELERHNYLYHTLDKPEISDDQFDALFHELQALEDRWPELRSPHSPTLRVGGKLIDGLAKKAHSRQMYGLDNVFSLEQWQDFAERMRRAWDADSNGPLPESFWCDPKLDGLALEIIYVDGIMQEALTRGDGEIGEVVTEAVRTIRTVPLRLAGPGPFPSRLEVRGEVVMYKKDFAALNEKQEALGLKTFANPRNAAAGTLRQLDISITASRPLRFLAYSLGEAQWQPAPACTLHSEAMARLREYGFLTPPDGKLCESVQAVEDYAQWVREHRPQFRMEIDGAVAKLDNLEAQQALGFTARAPRFAVAFKFPAEQAQTLLKDIEIQVGRTGVLTPVAVLEPIAVGGVMVSRATLHNEDEIRSRDVRVGDTVMVRRAGDVIPEVVGPVLDKRPQDAKEYVFPHSCPACGQPAYREEGEAAWRCENMACPAIRLRAISHFVSKAGLDISGVGQKWIEQLVNSGRVESPADLFTLTVEELLGFERMGEVLAQKFVGALDEAKHTATLPRLISALGIRHVGEQTARTLAAHFRSLDELEKADAETLQGLPDVGPEVASSIRNFFDSSANKEQLARFKALGMWPQSARSGTNNGHEAEGGAGEGGASASGPLAGKTILFTGSLSMPRGQAEKLAEAAGATPLGGVSKKLNYLVAGEKAGSKLEKAQTLGVTVLDETEFMGMLREAGVVFE; encoded by the coding sequence ATGTCGCAGCATACCAACGATCAAGGCGGACAGTCCCAGTACAGCCTCTTTTCCACCGGCCCCACAGCCGAAGAGCGCCGCCGCGTCCAATGGCTCACGGCGGAGCTTGAGCGGCACAACTATCTCTATCATACTCTGGACAAACCCGAAATCAGCGACGATCAGTTCGACGCCCTGTTCCACGAACTGCAGGCCCTGGAAGACCGCTGGCCGGAACTGCGCTCGCCCCATTCGCCCACATTGCGCGTGGGCGGCAAGCTCATCGACGGGCTTGCCAAAAAGGCGCACAGTCGCCAGATGTACGGTCTGGACAACGTGTTCTCCCTGGAGCAGTGGCAGGATTTTGCCGAGCGCATGCGCCGCGCCTGGGATGCGGATAGTAACGGCCCCTTGCCCGAAAGCTTCTGGTGCGACCCCAAGCTTGACGGGCTGGCTCTGGAAATCATCTACGTTGACGGCATCATGCAGGAGGCCCTCACCCGTGGCGACGGCGAAATAGGCGAAGTGGTCACCGAGGCCGTGCGCACCATCCGCACCGTGCCCCTGCGCCTTGCGGGGCCTGGGCCTTTTCCCTCCCGGCTGGAGGTGCGCGGCGAAGTTGTCATGTACAAAAAGGATTTTGCCGCCCTCAACGAAAAGCAGGAGGCTCTGGGGCTGAAAACCTTTGCCAACCCACGCAATGCCGCCGCCGGAACCCTGCGCCAGCTTGACATCTCCATCACCGCTTCACGGCCCCTGCGTTTTCTGGCGTACAGCCTTGGCGAGGCTCAATGGCAGCCAGCCCCGGCCTGTACGCTGCACTCTGAAGCCATGGCGCGGCTCAGGGAATACGGCTTTCTCACCCCGCCCGACGGCAAATTGTGTGAGAGCGTCCAGGCTGTGGAAGACTACGCCCAATGGGTCAGGGAACACAGGCCGCAGTTCAGGATGGAGATTGACGGCGCAGTGGCAAAGCTGGACAATCTTGAGGCCCAGCAGGCCCTTGGCTTCACGGCACGCGCGCCGCGCTTTGCCGTTGCCTTCAAGTTTCCCGCCGAGCAGGCGCAGACCCTTTTGAAGGATATTGAAATCCAGGTAGGCCGCACAGGCGTGCTGACCCCTGTGGCTGTACTGGAGCCCATAGCTGTGGGCGGCGTTATGGTCTCCCGGGCGACCCTGCACAATGAGGACGAGATACGCAGCCGCGATGTGCGTGTGGGCGATACGGTCATGGTGCGCCGCGCGGGTGACGTGATCCCCGAAGTGGTGGGGCCTGTGCTTGATAAACGTCCGCAAGACGCGAAGGAATATGTTTTTCCGCACAGTTGCCCTGCCTGCGGGCAGCCCGCCTACCGTGAGGAAGGTGAAGCCGCCTGGCGTTGCGAAAACATGGCCTGTCCCGCCATCCGGCTGCGGGCCATCAGTCATTTTGTTTCCAAAGCGGGGCTTGATATTTCCGGCGTTGGGCAAAAGTGGATAGAACAGCTGGTCAACAGTGGCCGCGTGGAGTCCCCGGCGGATCTTTTCACCCTGACGGTTGAAGAACTGCTGGGTTTTGAGCGCATGGGCGAGGTGTTGGCGCAAAAATTTGTGGGCGCCCTTGACGAGGCCAAGCATACCGCCACCTTGCCGCGCCTTATCAGCGCCCTGGGCATCCGCCATGTTGGGGAACAGACCGCCCGCACGCTGGCTGCGCATTTTCGCAGTCTGGACGAACTGGAAAAGGCCGATGCCGAAACCTTGCAGGGTCTGCCTGATGTGGGGCCGGAGGTGGCGTCCTCCATCCGCAATTTCTTTGACAGTTCCGCCAACAAGGAGCAGCTTGCCCGCTTCAAGGCCCTCGGCATGTGGCCGCAGAGCGCCCGCAGCGGAACAAATAACGGGCACGAGGCAGAGGGCGGCGCGGGCGAAGGGGGCGCGTCCGCATCCGGCCCGCTGGCTGGAAAAACCATACTTTTTACCGGGAGCCTGAGCATGCCGCGCGGTCAGGCCGAAAAGCTCGCTGAGGCTGCCGGGGCCACGCCCCTTGGCGGGGTGAGCAAAAAGCTCAACTATCTTGTGGCGGGCGAAAAAGCTGGCAGCAAGCTTGAAAAAGCGCAAACATTGGGCGTAACCGTACTCGATGAAACAGAGTTTATGGGCATGTTGCGTGAAGCTGGTGTGGTTTTTGAATAA
- the uvrB gene encoding excinuclease ABC subunit UvrB yields the protein MEDKSSTPFSLETAYAPTGDQPTAIDELVSNIQAGVPAQVLLGVTGSGKTFTMANVIARCNRPALVLAPNKTLAAQLYGEFRALFPRNAVEYFVSYYDYYQPEAYVPASDTYIEKDSSINDNIDKLRHAATHALLTRRDVIIVASVSCIYGLGSPEYYAKMVIPVEVGQHFPMDKLITRLVEVHYERNDYDFHRGTFRVRGDALEIIPAYHHERALRLEFFGDDIDAMREIDPLTGEVLADVSKTVLYPASHFVSAQDNLKRAASDIRDELAERLILFKEQGKLVEAQRLEQRTQLDLEMIEELGYCNGIENYTRHLDGRVAGEPPSCLLNYFPKDFLLFVDESHITVPQVGAMYKGDRSRKTTLVDYGFRLPSALDNRPLQFSEFTALLNQVVYVSATPGKYERDQAQGIVAEQIIRPTGLVDPVVEVRPTKGQMENLLGECRGCISRGERVLVTTLTKRMAEDLTEYCCNMGVRARYLHSDIDTLERMQIIRALRMGEFDVLVGINLLREGLDIPEVSLVCILDADKEGFLRSTGSLIQTFGRAARNAQGRVILYADKMTDSMKAAMDETARRRARQTAHNEEHGITPTSTRKSLESPLDSLYVEDGASRGRGKGRGKGKGQEPDALPLTAEDTALLVAKLEKEMRQAARDLEFEQAAQLRDRIRVLRARLIALPD from the coding sequence ATGGAAGACAAGTCCTCAACCCCTTTCAGCCTGGAAACAGCGTATGCTCCCACAGGCGACCAGCCCACGGCCATTGACGAACTGGTGAGCAATATTCAGGCAGGGGTTCCCGCCCAGGTGCTTCTGGGCGTCACGGGCTCCGGCAAGACCTTTACCATGGCCAATGTCATTGCCCGCTGCAACCGTCCGGCCCTGGTGCTTGCGCCCAACAAGACCCTGGCCGCACAGCTGTACGGCGAATTCCGCGCGCTTTTTCCGCGCAATGCCGTGGAGTATTTTGTCAGCTATTACGACTATTACCAGCCAGAGGCCTATGTGCCCGCCTCTGACACCTATATTGAAAAAGACTCTTCCATCAACGACAACATCGACAAGCTGCGCCACGCCGCCACCCACGCCCTGCTCACGCGGCGCGACGTCATAATCGTGGCCTCAGTCTCGTGCATCTACGGCCTTGGCTCGCCGGAATACTACGCCAAGATGGTCATTCCCGTTGAGGTGGGCCAGCATTTTCCCATGGACAAACTCATCACGCGCCTTGTGGAAGTGCATTACGAGCGCAATGACTACGACTTTCACCGCGGCACGTTCCGCGTGCGCGGCGACGCCCTTGAAATCATCCCGGCCTACCATCACGAACGCGCCCTGCGGCTGGAATTTTTTGGCGACGATATCGACGCCATGCGCGAAATTGACCCGCTCACAGGCGAAGTGCTGGCGGATGTGTCCAAAACGGTGCTGTACCCGGCCAGCCACTTCGTGTCCGCGCAGGACAACCTCAAGCGCGCCGCCAGCGACATCCGCGACGAACTGGCGGAGCGGCTTATTCTGTTCAAAGAGCAGGGCAAGCTTGTGGAGGCCCAGCGCCTTGAACAGCGCACGCAGCTTGACCTTGAAATGATTGAAGAGCTTGGCTATTGCAACGGCATCGAAAACTACACCCGCCACCTGGATGGCCGCGTGGCGGGCGAACCGCCCTCATGCCTGCTCAACTACTTTCCCAAGGATTTCCTCCTTTTTGTGGACGAGTCGCACATTACGGTTCCTCAGGTGGGGGCCATGTACAAGGGCGACCGCTCGCGCAAGACCACCCTTGTGGACTACGGATTTCGCCTGCCGTCGGCCCTGGACAACAGACCTTTGCAGTTCAGCGAATTCACGGCCCTACTCAATCAGGTGGTCTATGTGTCGGCCACGCCGGGCAAGTACGAACGTGATCAGGCGCAAGGCATTGTGGCCGAGCAGATCATCAGGCCCACGGGGCTTGTGGACCCCGTGGTGGAGGTGCGTCCCACCAAGGGGCAGATGGAAAACCTGCTGGGCGAGTGCCGTGGCTGCATCAGCCGGGGCGAGAGGGTGCTTGTGACCACCCTGACCAAGCGCATGGCCGAAGACCTGACGGAATACTGTTGCAACATGGGGGTGCGCGCGCGCTATCTCCACTCCGACATCGACACCCTTGAGCGCATGCAGATTATCCGCGCGCTGCGCATGGGCGAGTTTGACGTGCTGGTGGGCATCAACCTCTTGCGCGAGGGTCTGGACATCCCCGAAGTGTCACTTGTCTGCATTCTGGACGCGGACAAGGAAGGCTTTTTGCGATCCACCGGTTCGCTTATCCAGACATTTGGCCGCGCCGCGCGTAACGCGCAGGGCCGGGTCATTCTCTACGCCGACAAGATGACGGATTCGATGAAGGCCGCCATGGACGAAACCGCGCGCCGCCGCGCCAGACAGACGGCGCATAACGAAGAACACGGCATCACGCCCACCAGCACGCGGAAAAGCCTTGAATCTCCGCTGGATAGTTTGTATGTGGAAGATGGCGCTTCACGCGGACGCGGCAAGGGCCGTGGCAAAGGCAAAGGGCAGGAGCCGGACGCCCTCCCGCTTACCGCCGAGGATACGGCACTGCTGGTGGCCAAGCTTGAAAAAGAAATGCGCCAGGCCGCCCGTGATCTCGAGTTCGAGCAGGCCGCCCAGCTGCGCGACCGCATCCGGGTGTTGCGGGCGCGCTTGATTGCTTTGCCCGATTAA
- the dapB gene encoding 4-hydroxy-tetrahydrodipicolinate reductase: MSTSIIVVGANGRMGRTISQLVDAEPAFNLAGMVDSKEHVGKLAGSPCPVGDSLAAVLPQAPGAVTIDFTAPAVSLQSARTVAESGRALVIGTTGFTDAEKDELRELAKRAPIFWSSNMSIGINVLYKILPELTRALGDTYDIEMVELHHNHKKDSPSGTALTLGECLAEARGWKLNDVRCSSRDGIIGERPKAQIGIQAIRGGDVVGVHTVYFMGPGERIEVTHQAHSRENFAQGALRAAAWLAGQKPGKLYGMQDTF; this comes from the coding sequence ATGAGCACATCCATCATCGTGGTAGGGGCTAACGGACGCATGGGCAGAACCATCAGCCAACTCGTAGACGCAGAACCGGCGTTCAACCTTGCCGGTATGGTGGACAGCAAAGAGCATGTGGGAAAGCTCGCTGGATCGCCGTGCCCCGTGGGGGACAGCCTTGCGGCCGTGCTGCCTCAGGCTCCGGGGGCGGTAACCATCGACTTTACTGCGCCAGCCGTGAGCCTGCAGTCGGCGCGCACCGTGGCTGAAAGCGGCCGCGCCCTCGTTATCGGCACCACGGGCTTCACGGATGCAGAAAAGGACGAACTGCGGGAACTGGCAAAGCGCGCGCCCATTTTCTGGTCGTCCAACATGAGCATCGGCATTAACGTGCTCTACAAGATTCTGCCGGAACTGACCCGCGCCCTGGGTGATACGTACGACATCGAAATGGTGGAACTGCACCACAACCACAAAAAGGACAGCCCCAGCGGCACGGCTCTGACCCTGGGCGAATGCCTGGCCGAAGCGCGCGGCTGGAAGCTTAACGATGTGCGCTGCTCATCCCGCGACGGCATCATCGGCGAAAGGCCCAAGGCGCAGATAGGCATTCAGGCCATACGCGGCGGCGACGTGGTGGGCGTGCATACAGTGTATTTTATGGGGCCTGGCGAACGCATTGAAGTCACCCATCAGGCTCATTCGCGTGAAAACTTCGCGCAGGGCGCGCTGCGGGCCGCCGCATGGCTGGCCGGACAGAAGCCGGGAAAACTGTACGGCATGCAGGACACGTTTTAG